Proteins encoded together in one Cydia pomonella isolate Wapato2018A chromosome 10, ilCydPomo1, whole genome shotgun sequence window:
- the LOC133522031 gene encoding uncharacterized protein LOC133522031 — MSNSPSNVFDGQDYTFKQYYYPVSDAEDSLTCVPDEPVKRKLNTHSNIDAFFDQPKIKRKKNVSSTVGKGCKGGGISYISTNKDDGTNSTHLIKIEIFDMKKLSKVSDTTKHWMFADVRAKYFVMENETNKHLQQAKDLIYGITKEISESDECKKYHFNSKV, encoded by the exons ATGTCG aaCTCCCCATCAAATGTCTTCGACGGCCAAGACTATACATTTAAGCAGTACTATTATCCAGTGTCAGATGCAGAGGACAGCCTAACTTGTGTACCAGACGAGCCGGTGAAGCGAAAATTAAACACACACTCAAATATCGATGCATTCTTTGACCAGCCAAAGATAAAGAGGAAGAAAAACGTGTCTTCCACTGTAGGAAAAGGCTGTAAAGGGGgtggtatatcatatatatctacAAACAAAGACGATGGTACGAATTCGACACATCtaatcaaaatagaaatatttgatatgaaaaaacTATCCAAAGTTTCTGATACAACTAAACACTGGATGTTTGCGGATGTGCGTGCAAAATATTTCGTGATggaaaatgaaacaaataagcACTTACAGCAAGCTAAAGATCTCATTTACGGAATCACGAAGGAGATTTCCGAATCCGACGAGTGTAAAAAGTaccattttaattcaaaagtctAA